DNA sequence from the Candidatus Edwardsbacteria bacterium genome:
GCATGGCAAATGTTGCAAACGCTCTAGCACAAATTGGTTTTATGAATAAACAGAATAAAACACAACAATTAATTGAGCAAAATAAAGATGATTTAGATACTACTATTGCTAAGGTTGTTAAAATTATTAAAATCGATGATGATGAACTATTAAAAACTATTGGTAGCAAAAGTGACCGATATGAATGGTTGAGAAAAAAGGGGAAAGATAGAATTATAATTGATAAAGGTTTTTTGCATAGTGTAAAAAAAGGCGACAAATTTAAAATAATTCGAACAGCTAAAAAAATATTAACAAAAGACCCTATCACCAAAGAAGTACTGGAAAAAGAAAATATAAATAATGAAATAGCTACTATTAGAGCAATTATTGTTAAAGAAAATATTACAGAATGCTCAATTATAAAATTAAAAAATGATATTATTGTTGGTGACAAAGCATACAAAATAAATACGGAAAACAAATAATGTACCAAAGCGTTCCCCAAAATCTGGACTTTCCCGAACTGGAAAAACGAATACAGAAATTCTGGGAAGACAATAAGACCTTCGAAAAGCTGGCGGCCAGGAACCGAGGCTCGGCCAATCGTTTCCGTTTCCTGGACGGGCCGATCACCGCCAACAATCCCATGGGGGTGCATCATGCCTGGGGCCGCACCTACAAGGACCTCTACCAGCGATACAAGGCCATGCAGGGCTATGAAGCCCGCTATCAGAACGGCTTCGACTGCCAGGGACTGTGGGTAGAGGTGGAGGTGGAGAAGGAGCTGGGCTTCAAATCCAAAAAGGATATTGAATCTTACGGCATAGACAACTTCGTCAACAAGTGCAAGGAGCGGGTGGACAAGTATTCCAAGGTACAGACCGCCCAGTCGAAACGTTTAGGCTTCTGGATGGACTGGGACAACTCCTACTTCACCATGGCCCCGGAGAACAACTATGCCATCTGGCATTTTCTGAATAAATGCTACCAGAACGGCTGGATATACAAGGGCAACGACGTAATGCCCTGGTGTTCCCGCTGCGGCATCGCCCTGTCCGATATGGAGATCGCCACCGAGGGCTACGAGGAGAAGACCCACAAGAGCGTTTACATCAAACTGCCCATCGCCGGCCGGGCAAAGGAATTTCTTTTGGTGTGGACCACCACCCCCTGGACCCTAACCTCCAACGTGGCGGTGGCGGTGCATCCCGATTTCACCTATCTCAAGGTCAAACAGGGCGAGGATATCTTCTATTTGGCCAAGGGTCGCAAGGAGATTTTAAAAGGCGAATATCAGATCCTGGAAGAACTGCCAGGACAGTCATTGGTAGGACTCAAGTATCAGGGGCCATTCAACTACCTGCCGGCCCAGAAGGCGGTCGAACACCGCACCGTGGCCTGGAAGGATGTCACCGAGGAGGACGGCACCGGAATGGTACACATTGCGCCGGGCTGCGGCAAGGAGGATTTCGCCCTGAGCAAGCTGGAGAAACTGCCGGTGGTGGCCCCGCTGGACGAGGCCGGGTATTACATCGAGGGCTTCGATTGGCTGACCGGAAAGAACGTTCACCAAGCGGCCGACGACATCATCGCCGATCTTAAAAAGAGGGATCTTCTGTATCATGCCCACAAATTCACCCATCGCTATCCGGTGTGCTGGCGCTGCCATTCGGAGCTGGTGTTCCGGCTGGTAAACGAGTGGTTCATCAGCATGGGGCCGGTATACGACAAGCCTTATGACCAGGTCACCGAAGAGGAGAAAAAGAACAGTCTGCGCTACCGGATCATGGACTCGGTCAAGACCGCCCGCTGGATCCCTGAGTTCGGCGCGGGCCGGGAGATGGACTGGCTGAAGAACATGAGCGACTGGTGCATCTCCAAAAAACGCTATTGGGGGCTGGCCCTGCCGATCTTTGAATGCCAATGCGGACATTTTGAGGTGATCGGCGGGCACCGGGAACTGCAGCAGCGGGCCGTGGCCGGCTGGGAAAAATTCCAAGGGCATTCCCCGCACCGGCCCTGGGTGGATGAGGTTAATATAAAATGCGCCAAGTGCGGACGGGAAACCTCCCGCATCCCCGATGTGGGCAATCCCTGGTTAGACGCCGGGATCGTGCCCTACGCCACCATAGTCCCGCCCGATGAATGTTATACCCCGGACAAGGAAAAATCCGGCCGATATAAGTTCGATCCCGATCGGGGATATCCGGCAAATAAAGACTACTGGAAGCAGTGGTTCCCGGCCGAGTTCATAACCGAGTGCTTCCCGGGCCAGTTCCGCAACTGGTTCTATGCCATACTGACCATGAGCACCGTCCTGGAAAATAAGGCTCCATTCCAGACTCTGCTGGGACACGCCCTGGTCAAGGACGAGAAGGGCGACGAGATGCACAAGTCCAGGGGCAACTCCATCCCCTTTGACGAGGCAGCCGACAAGATCGGGGCCGACCTGATGCGCTGGATCTTCTGCTGTCAGAATGCCACCCAGAACCTGCATTTCGGCTATCACACGGCGGCGGAGTTCAAGCGCAAGCTGCTGACCCTGCACAATGTCTATTCGTTCTACATCACCTATGCCAAGCTGGATAATTTCAACCCGTCCGGGAAAAAGCTGGACATGAAAAAACTTTCCCTGCTTGACCGGTGGATACTATCCGAACTGAACCTGCTTATACAGACCGCTCGTGAGAGCCTGGACAATTACGAGGCCATGACCCTGGCCCGGAGGATTGAATCATTCGTGGAGGATCTTTCCACCTGGTATGTGCGGAGGTCCAGGCGGCGCTTCTGGAAATCGGAGAGCGATTCCGACAAGGAGCTGGCCTATCTGACCCTCTACCAATGTTTGGAGACCCTTATCCGCCTGATGGCCCCGATGATGCCGTTCTGGACCGAGGAGATCTACCAGAACCTGGTGCGGTCGGCCGATCCCCAAGCCCCGGAGAGCGTGCATCTGACCCAGTACCCCTCGGTTGATGAAAAACTGATAGACCAGAAACTGTCCGAGGAGATGGCCCTGGTGCGCAAAGTAGTGTCCATGGGACATTCCGCGCGCAAGGATTCCAAGATGAAGGTAAGACAACCACTGGCCGGCATAGGATATAAAGGAAAGGATGCCAACTCATGGGGCTCGCTTAATAAGTACAAGGATATGATCCTGGAAGAGGTGAACATAAAAAACCTGGAGCCGATCGGCGATATAGAAAGCCTGATCGAATATCAAGCCAAGGGACTGGTTTCAAAACTGGGACCGAAGTTCGGGCCGAAAGCCAAGGCGGTGGCGGAGAAGATATCTCAGTTGGACAGTGAAAATGTCAAGATCCTGAAAGCCGCCGGACGTTTGAGTCTCCCCCTGCCCGACGGCCCGGTGGAGATCGTGATAGCGGACGTGGAGATCAGCAACATCTCCAAAGGCGGGATGGCGGTCAAACAAGAGGGAGACGATTATGTGGCCCTGGATATTCGATTAACCGCCACACTGATCGGCGAAGGCCTGGCCCGGGAGCTGGTGCACAAGATCCAGAACCTGCGGAAGGATTCCGGCCTGGAGGTGGCCGACCGGATCGGGATAACCTACTCGGGCGACGGGGAACTGGAGGCGGCCATGAAAATACATGACCGTTATATCAAAGCGGAGACGTTGGCGGTGACTCTGCAGAAGGACTGCGTTGTGGCAGGGCAAAAAATTGAGATCAACGGTAAAGAGATAACAATAGCAATCAACCAAGCACAAACCTAAAGGGGAAAAATCGGTATGAACAAAAAAGACCTGCAGCATTACGAGCAGAAACTGATCGCGGAAAGAAAACTTTGCCTGTCGGAGCTGAGCAGCATCGAGAACGGCGAACTGATGGTGAACCAGAAGGAAGCCTCCGGTGATCTGTCCTCGTACTCCTTTCACATGGCTGATCAGGGCTCCGATACCATGGAGAAAGAGAAGAGCGTTTTCCTGGTTTCCTCCAAGGGGAAGGATCTCTACGAGATCGACCAGGCCCTGTACCGGCTAAAGGACGGCAAGTTCGGACCCTGCGAAACCTGCGGCAAGGAGATCGAGAAAGACCGGCTGGATGCGGTGCCCTACGCCAAACTGTGCATAAAATGCCGGATCGCCGAGGAGAACGAGACCAAGAACAAGAACAACCAGTCCCGTTAGGCCGGTAGTGGCTAACAACAGCCTCAACAACCGGGTGATCCTGATGGCGGTGGCCATTGTGGTCTTCTTTCTGGATCAGGCCAGCAAGATGCTGGTGCAGGGTTCCATGGCGCTGGGCG
Encoded proteins:
- a CDS encoding TraR/DksA family transcriptional regulator is translated as MNKKDLQHYEQKLIAERKLCLSELSSIENGELMVNQKEASGDLSSYSFHMADQGSDTMEKEKSVFLVSSKGKDLYEIDQALYRLKDGKFGPCETCGKEIEKDRLDAVPYAKLCIKCRIAEENETKNKNNQSR
- the ileS gene encoding isoleucine--tRNA ligase: MYQSVPQNLDFPELEKRIQKFWEDNKTFEKLAARNRGSANRFRFLDGPITANNPMGVHHAWGRTYKDLYQRYKAMQGYEARYQNGFDCQGLWVEVEVEKELGFKSKKDIESYGIDNFVNKCKERVDKYSKVQTAQSKRLGFWMDWDNSYFTMAPENNYAIWHFLNKCYQNGWIYKGNDVMPWCSRCGIALSDMEIATEGYEEKTHKSVYIKLPIAGRAKEFLLVWTTTPWTLTSNVAVAVHPDFTYLKVKQGEDIFYLAKGRKEILKGEYQILEELPGQSLVGLKYQGPFNYLPAQKAVEHRTVAWKDVTEEDGTGMVHIAPGCGKEDFALSKLEKLPVVAPLDEAGYYIEGFDWLTGKNVHQAADDIIADLKKRDLLYHAHKFTHRYPVCWRCHSELVFRLVNEWFISMGPVYDKPYDQVTEEEKKNSLRYRIMDSVKTARWIPEFGAGREMDWLKNMSDWCISKKRYWGLALPIFECQCGHFEVIGGHRELQQRAVAGWEKFQGHSPHRPWVDEVNIKCAKCGRETSRIPDVGNPWLDAGIVPYATIVPPDECYTPDKEKSGRYKFDPDRGYPANKDYWKQWFPAEFITECFPGQFRNWFYAILTMSTVLENKAPFQTLLGHALVKDEKGDEMHKSRGNSIPFDEAADKIGADLMRWIFCCQNATQNLHFGYHTAAEFKRKLLTLHNVYSFYITYAKLDNFNPSGKKLDMKKLSLLDRWILSELNLLIQTARESLDNYEAMTLARRIESFVEDLSTWYVRRSRRRFWKSESDSDKELAYLTLYQCLETLIRLMAPMMPFWTEEIYQNLVRSADPQAPESVHLTQYPSVDEKLIDQKLSEEMALVRKVVSMGHSARKDSKMKVRQPLAGIGYKGKDANSWGSLNKYKDMILEEVNIKNLEPIGDIESLIEYQAKGLVSKLGPKFGPKAKAVAEKISQLDSENVKILKAAGRLSLPLPDGPVEIVIADVEISNISKGGMAVKQEGDDYVALDIRLTATLIGEGLARELVHKIQNLRKDSGLEVADRIGITYSGDGELEAAMKIHDRYIKAETLAVTLQKDCVVAGQKIEINGKEITIAINQAQT